In Amycolatopsis sp. EV170708-02-1, the following are encoded in one genomic region:
- a CDS encoding SDR family oxidoreductase, translating to MILVLGSTGKIGRELVPALLDKGVHVRALTRDPSRARIDPRAEVAAGDLDTFDPALLDGVERVFVLTSGHGSDPLAQEQAVLKAAAGVSHIVKLSTTGVHFGQTDPISLVHAEAERAVREAGPDWTILRPGTFMDNRFAWLHAVRGDGVIRVPEGDPASALVHVRDIAEVAATVLTGDGHAGKTYPITGGEALTTRRQVEILGDALGRRLTYVEEPEAASRARMLGYGWPASAVDGIFELKRQSAGKEEIVFDTVRELLGRSPLTFADWAREHAETFA from the coding sequence ATGATCCTCGTTCTCGGTTCCACCGGCAAAATCGGCCGCGAACTCGTTCCCGCTCTGCTGGACAAGGGCGTGCACGTCCGTGCCCTGACGCGCGATCCGTCCCGTGCCCGGATCGACCCTCGTGCCGAGGTCGCCGCCGGTGATCTCGACACCTTCGATCCCGCGCTGCTCGACGGCGTCGAGCGGGTGTTCGTCCTGACCTCCGGCCACGGGTCCGACCCGCTCGCCCAGGAACAAGCGGTACTCAAGGCCGCCGCCGGCGTCTCGCACATCGTCAAGCTCTCCACCACCGGAGTCCACTTCGGACAGACAGACCCGATCTCCCTCGTGCACGCCGAGGCCGAGCGGGCCGTGCGCGAAGCCGGGCCGGACTGGACGATCCTGCGCCCCGGCACGTTCATGGACAACCGGTTCGCCTGGCTGCACGCCGTTCGCGGCGATGGCGTCATCCGCGTCCCCGAAGGCGATCCGGCGTCGGCGCTGGTGCACGTCCGCGACATCGCCGAAGTCGCCGCGACCGTGCTGACCGGTGACGGGCACGCGGGCAAGACCTATCCGATCACCGGCGGCGAAGCGCTCACGACGCGGCGGCAGGTCGAGATCCTCGGCGACGCTCTCGGGCGACGATTGACCTACGTCGAAGAGCCCGAAGCCGCTTCGCGCGCCCGGATGCTCGGGTACGGGTGGCCCGCTTCGGCGGTCGACGGGATCTTCGAGCTCAAACGGCAGTCCGCCGGGAAGGAGGAGATCGTGTTCGACACCGTTCGCGAGCTCCTCGGCCGGTCGCCGCTGACATTCGCGGACTGGGCTCGCGAGCACGCCGAAACCTTCGCCTGA
- a CDS encoding response regulator transcription factor produces the protein MNERLRVLVVDDHPLFRFGVCTLLANEPLIDVVGEAASGAHAISAASALSPDVVVMDLHLPDISGAEATRHIVAERPGVGVLMLTMADESESVFSAMRAGARGYLLKDAEPDEIIRAVHAVARREAIFGPDIATRVLGFFNHTQPATDTVFPELTVREREVLSLIAGGHSNTVIASTLCLSPKTVRNHISNVFSKLHVADRAEAIVRAREAGLGR, from the coding sequence ATGAACGAACGTCTTCGCGTGCTCGTGGTCGACGACCATCCACTGTTCCGGTTCGGGGTGTGCACACTGCTCGCCAACGAACCGCTGATCGACGTCGTCGGCGAGGCCGCGAGCGGCGCGCACGCGATCAGCGCGGCGAGCGCGCTCTCGCCCGACGTCGTGGTCATGGACCTGCATTTGCCCGATATCAGCGGTGCCGAAGCGACCCGGCACATCGTCGCCGAACGGCCCGGCGTCGGCGTGCTCATGCTGACGATGGCCGACGAAAGCGAATCCGTTTTCTCCGCGATGCGGGCCGGAGCCCGCGGATATCTGCTGAAAGACGCGGAGCCCGACGAAATCATCCGCGCCGTGCACGCCGTCGCGAGGCGCGAAGCGATCTTCGGACCCGACATCGCGACGCGGGTCCTCGGTTTCTTCAACCACACTCAGCCGGCCACGGACACGGTTTTCCCGGAACTCACCGTCCGCGAACGAGAGGTCCTCTCGCTCATCGCGGGCGGGCACAGCAACACGGTCATCGCCAGCACTCTGTGCCTCAGCCCGAAGACCGTGCGGAACCATATTTCGAACGTCTTCAGCAAGCTTCACGTCGCGGACCGCGCCGAAGCGATCGTCCGCGCCCGAGAGGCGGGGCTGGGTCGCTGA
- a CDS encoding response regulator transcription factor: MFEPNRTPVVVRATDPILHNGVCMTLRSRDDVWLVDGETADPTMVALLVTDRLDEAMTQLLSALHHQGFTRIVLIAGEVDDNEILSAIEHGVCAVARRSEAGADVLVRLIKAAAAGEGALPPDLLGRLLHRVSRLQRQVLQPRGLHLGGMSNRETEVLKLVASGFSTQEIADQLCYSQRTVKSILHDVTNRFQLRNRSHAVAYALREGLI, translated from the coding sequence ATGTTCGAACCGAACCGGACACCGGTGGTCGTCCGCGCGACCGATCCGATCCTGCACAACGGCGTCTGCATGACGCTCCGCTCCCGTGACGACGTCTGGCTGGTGGACGGGGAGACCGCCGACCCGACCATGGTGGCCCTCCTGGTCACCGATCGCCTCGACGAGGCGATGACGCAACTGCTGTCCGCACTGCACCACCAGGGCTTCACCCGCATCGTGCTCATCGCGGGTGAAGTCGACGACAACGAGATCCTCAGCGCCATCGAACACGGCGTCTGCGCGGTCGCCCGCCGCTCCGAGGCGGGCGCCGACGTCCTGGTCCGGCTGATCAAGGCGGCCGCCGCCGGGGAAGGCGCGCTCCCGCCCGACCTGCTCGGCAGGCTGCTGCACCGGGTCTCGCGGCTGCAGCGTCAGGTGCTGCAGCCACGCGGCCTGCACCTCGGTGGCATGAGCAACCGGGAGACCGAGGTGCTCAAGCTGGTCGCGTCGGGGTTCTCGACGCAGGAGATCGCCGACCAGCTCTGCTACTCGCAGCGCACGGTGAAGAGCATCCTGCACGACGTGACCAACCGGTTCCAGCTCCGGAACCGCTCGCACGCGGTGGCTTACGCGCTGCGTGAGGGATTGATCTGA
- a CDS encoding DUF4255 domain-containing protein gives MISQVDEALCRLIAPHLPEGTVVRLDPPKPTWQTETRVSSVDLFLFALHGAGPGTGAVRARRCELSYLVTARADKVRDEHTLLDRSLRVLIGTEFLVVDEQPLPITLEETDPTGLWVSLGLPARAAFVVTVTAEYRD, from the coding sequence GTGATCAGCCAGGTCGACGAGGCCCTGTGCCGGCTCATCGCACCCCATCTGCCGGAGGGGACGGTGGTCCGGCTCGATCCGCCGAAACCCACCTGGCAGACCGAGACACGGGTGTCGAGCGTCGATCTGTTCCTCTTCGCCCTGCACGGCGCCGGCCCGGGAACCGGCGCCGTGCGGGCGAGGCGGTGCGAACTGTCCTATTTGGTCACCGCGCGGGCGGACAAGGTCCGCGACGAACACACACTGCTCGACCGGTCGCTGCGGGTCCTGATCGGGACGGAGTTCCTCGTGGTCGACGAGCAGCCGTTGCCGATCACCCTGGAGGAGACCGATCCGACCGGGCTGTGGGTCAGCCTCGGCCTGCCCGCCCGCGCGGCGTTCGTCGTCACCGTCACGGCGGAGTACCGAGACTGA